The window AAGTGATTAAATTAAAAATTTTAGCTTGAATATAATTATTTCCTATCAAGATACTGTTTCTGTTAATATTGTAACATTATTTTGTCCTCAAAGGGAATAATTTTATTTTAAAAAATTCAAAATTTTATTTATAAATATTTTGTGCAAATTAAAAGTTTACAGAGGATGGAATTTCTGTGCCAGCTCCGGCAGAACTTGATTTTTAAAGGTATTTGTACTATGATAAATAAAGTTTAAAATTTATATAGACTTTGAATATAGATGGGATTTTAGAAAAAGGGAGGACTAGTTATGTTTAAAGCTGTAGTTGTATGTCTCAGTGACAAGGGGTATAGGGGTGAACGAGAGGATAAAAGCAGTCAGGTTATGATTGAAATTCTAGAAAAAAATAACTATGAGGTTGTGGAAAATATTTTACTTCCTGACGACTACTATCTGCTAAAGCACACCCTTACAGAAATATGTGATTTAAAAAAGGCTGATCTTGTTCTTACAACAGGAGGAACGGGGTTTTCTAAACGGGATATCACCCCAGAGGCTACCCTTGAGGTGATAGAAAAGGCTGTGCCTGGGATACCAGAGGCAATAAGGGCATACTCTATGACCATAACCAAGAGGGCGATGTTGTCCCGGGCAGTGGCAGGGATAAGAAATGATACCCTAATAATAAATATGCCAGGAAGCCCTAAGGCTGTGAAAGAATCTCTTGAATATATTATGAGCAGTCTGCATCATGGTCTAGAGATACTTAAAGGTCAGGCTTCAGAGTGTGCTGCAGATAGTAATAAGTTATAATAAATTAGTTTTTACTCAACTTTTACCCAGATTAGATAACAGATTTACACTAGTTGGTTATAATTCCCTTGTAAAATAAATTCGAGGGAGGAATTAAAAAATGAGAAGAACTTTAATAGCAGCATTTATAGTCACAGCAGGAATACTTACAATTAATCAAGAGGCATCGGCTTTCTTTGGCTTTGGGAAGAAAAATAAAGCAGAAATAGTGCAGGTAGTGGGATCGGATACTTGTCTAAATGTAACTCAGCATATAACAGAGACTTATATGAAGGGACATAAGGATGCAAGGATTGCAGTAACTGGTGGAGGATCAGGAGTAGGTATCGCCGCTGCAATAAACGGAACTACTGATATCGCCATGGCATCTAGATCAGCTAAATCATCTGAAATGGGAAAAGCAGAAGCAAACGGTAAAAAACTTGAAGAAGTGGTATTTGGATGGGATGGAATCGGAGTTATCGTAAATAAGAACAATCCAATCAACGTTCTTTCTAAAGAGGTAATAGGAAAGATATTTGAAGGGAAGATCACAAACTGGAAAGAAGTGGGAGGAAAAGATGCACCAATCGTAATTCTTTCTAGAGATTCATCTTCTGGAACTCATTCATACTTTAAGAAGGATGTAGTAAGAGGCGGAGACAAGAAGTCTAAGAAAGAGTATTCAGAAACATCATTATTTTTACCTTCAAACTCAGCAATCGTTCAAGAAACAGCTAGCAACGAAAATGCAATAGGTTATGTGGGAATGGGATACCTAGATGATACTACAAAGGCACTAGGGGTAAACGGAATTGAGCCTACTGTTGCAAATGTATCAAGTAAAGCTTATCCTATTGCAAGAGAACTTTTCTGGTATGTACCTGCTGAAAGATCTCAGGTTATTACAAACATCGTTAAATTCGCTCTATCTTCTGAAGGTCAGTCAATAGTTGCTAAAGAGGGATTTGTACCTGCCAAATAGTAAGGGGATAGAATAACTGAGCTCTTTAAACTAAATTATATATATTTGTGACGGCCAGAGAATTTTCTCTGGCTGTCTTATTTTTTTGGGAAATTAGACAAGAAAAATTAAGTGTATATTTTGTCAGAACTTCTGAAAACTCTTAAAATATTCTTTACAAGTTGTTTACAGCAGATTTATATTGATTTTACAAAACTGCTGTAAAATTGTTGTATATTAAAATTAAAAATTAGTTTCAGGAGGAGTTAAATATGTTGAAGAAGACGCTTTTAGGATTATCATTATTAATATTAGTAGCATGTGGGCAGGATAAGGTAAAATCAGAAGTTGTGCAGATAACAGGATCTGACACTTGCCTAAATGTAACTCAGCAGTTGTCAGAGACCTACATGGAAAGCCATGAGGATGCTAGGATTGCAGTAACTGGTGGAGGATCAGGAGTTGGAATAGCTGCGGCTATCAATGGAACTACAGATATTGCCATGGCTTCTAGAAATGCAAAAGAAAAAGAGCTAAAAAGTGCAGAAGACGCCGGAAGACTACTTGAAGAGGTTGTATTTGGATGGGATGGACTTTCTGTAATTACTCACCCTAGCAACCCTGTAAATGTTCTTTCTAAAGAGGTTATCGGTAAGATATTCTCTGGAGAGATCAAAAACTGGAAAGAGATAGGAGGAAAAGATGCTAAGATAATACTTCTATCAAGAGACTCGTCTTCTGGAACTCATGTATATTTCAAGGAAGATGTAGTAAGAGGCGGAGACAAGAAATCTAATAAAGAGTATGCAGATGAAACTCTTTTTCTACCGTCAAACACAGCCATTGTACAGGAAGCTGCCACAAATGAAAATTCTATAGGCTATGTAGGAATGGCTTATATGGATGAAACTGTAAAGGCTATATCTGTAAATGGTGTAGAGCCAACAGTAGAGAACGTAGCAAGCAAGCAATATCCAATTGCGAGAGAACTTTTCTGGTATGTGCCAGCTGAGAGATCCCAGGTTATATCAAATATCGTAGAGTTTGTTCTTTCACCAGAGGGACAGGCAATAGTAGCTGATGAGGGATTTGTACCTGCAAAATAATAAGTAAAAAAACCTTCCGTCAAAGTACGGGAGGTTTTTTTAAAAAAAGTTTATTCTGAAGTTTATGCCTTGTAAAAAATTTTACATTTTTTTTACAAAAAATTTATAGTGTAATTACACAGAAGAGGTAAGATAAGACTATAAAATAAACTGAATCAGTAATGAAGGAGAGACAAATGGATATTAGGAAGATCAAAGATACCTTTATGAAGCACACAATATTTGGTGTGGCAGCATTTAATATTTTAATAGTATTTTCAATATTTTTCTACGTTTTCACCAATGGAATGAAGTTCTTTGGAGAGGGTAGTATAACAGACTTCTTATTAGGGAAGACTTGGATACCCCTTTCAGACTTGTATGGTTTTTTACCACTTTTAGCAGGTAGCTTTTGGGTGAGTATTATAGCTTTGGGAATTTCCATACCCCTGAGTTTGTTTACAGCAATATACATAGCAGAATATGCAAGTAAAAAGACAAGGGAAGTTTTTAAGGTACTTATCGAAACCATGGCAGCCCTTCCGTCAGTTGTACTAGGATATATTGGACTATATGTATTTTCAAAATATATAAGAGATATTTTCGGGCTGAACTCAGGTTTGACCGCTTTAAACGGTGGGGTACTCTTAGCTATTATGGCCATACCTACAATGGTAAGTATTGCTGACGATGCCATTATGGCCCTTGATAAATCCTATAAAGAAGCTTCACTGGCTATCGGGGCTAATAAGCTTGAAACAATAGTAAAGGTACTTCTTCCGGCGGCATTTCCAGGAATATTTGCCGGGATAATGTTAGGATTCGGGAGAATTATAGGAGAGACTATGACGGTATTGATGGTGACAGGTAATTCGCCTATTCTAAATTCTGGGCCTCTTACTGCAGTGAGGACACTGACAGCTACTATAGCTGCAGAGATGGGAGAGGTTACTATAGGGGATCAGCACTACTACTCGCTATTTACATTAGGTATAGTGCTCTTTGCAATTAGTTTTCTGACAAACACCGTTGCAGATCACTTTATCCATAAATCCAGAAAGAACATAGGCTAACTAAGGAGAGAAAAATGAGTATATTAAAGGGTAACGGGAAAAAGATAATAGAAACCATAATAAAAGTAATAGGAATATGTTCCATCCTTCCTGTATTGGGTATATTTGCATATATTATCTTTAAGGGAGTGCCGGCAATAACTTGGTCCTTTATTACTGAGGGGCCAAAGAGCGGGATGAGGGAAGGAGGAATATTTCCAGTAATAGTAGGAAGTATACTTCTTACCATAGGAACTATAATAGCAGCAGTGCCATTTGGAATCCTTACTGGGATATATCTGGTGGAATATTCAAATGATAACTGGTTAAGAAGAATAATCAATTTGACCATAGTAAACCTTGCAGGGATACCAAGTATAGTATATGGTCTATTTGGAATGGCTTTCTTTGTAATGGCCCTTGGAATGGGAAGATCCCTTATGGCCGGGTCTCTTACTCTGGGAATAATGAGTCTTCCAGTTATAATCACAGCAACTAGAGAATCTCTCCTTGCCATACCTAAAAGTATGAGAGAAGCATCTCTGGCTCTAGGAGCTACAAGGTGGGAAACAACGTGGAAAATAGTACTACCGGCGGCACTTCCTGGAATTCTAACAGGGATAATATTAAGTGTATCAAGAGCAGCTGGAGAGACTGCACCGATTATGTTTACAGCAGCAGCGTTTTATCTGCCATTTCTACCAGAGTCTTTAAGTGATCAGGTAATGGCGCTACCATACCATCTATATGTAATATCGACCCAGGTACCAAACATGCCAGAGTCAAATATGATGGGGACACTGTTCGTACTGGTGTTTATTACTGTAGGATTCAACCTTTTAGGAGCGTATATAAGAAATAAATTCAGAAAATTCAGATAAAAGCCGGTCTATAAAATCTGCAGAGGCAGTTATGGTAATCTTTGGGAGGTAATGAATAAAAATGGAAAATAATATAAGACTTAGTGTTAAAAACTTCAACTTTTACTACGGAAATTTCCAGGCGTTAAATAATATAAACATGGACGTAGAAAAAAACAAGGTAACGGCCCTTATAGGCCCTTCAGGCTGTGGTAAATCCACATTTTTAAGATCAATCAACAGAATGAATGATCTTATAGATATTTCAAAATATGAGGGAATTATTCAACTAGATGAGACTGATATATTTGATAAAAAATATGATATTGTTGAACTTAGGAAAAGTATTGGAATGGTGTTTCAAAAGCCAAATCCATTTCCCAAAACAATATATGAAAACATCGTATACGGACCTAAGCTTCATGGCACAAGAGATAAAAAGAAACTAGATGAGATAGTAGAGGGAAGTCTAAAGGCAGTAGCTCTCTGGGACGAGGTAAAGGACAAGCTTCATCAATCTGCCCTGGGACTATCTGGAGGACAGCAGCAGAGACTTTGTATCGCAAGGGCTATCGCTGTAGAACCTGAGATACTTCTTATGGATGAGCCTACTTCTGCTCTAGACCCTATCTCCACTCTCAAGATAGAAAGATTGATAAGAGATTTGGCAAAGGACTATACAATAATAATAGTAACTCATAATATGCAGCAGGCAGCAAGAGTTTCAGAATACACAGGATTTTTCTATCAGGGAGTATTAGAGGAGTTTGGTCCTACGGAAAAAATATTTACCAATCCTGATAACAAAAAGACAGAGGATTATATCACAGGAAAATTCGGATAAGATATTTTTGTCTAATTTAATATAAAATTTTGGAAGAAAATTAAGGGGGAACAATGAAAAATTTACATGAGAGAATCGAGTCTATCAATAATCACTTTATTGAGATGGCCAAAAATGTAGAGAGATTGCTCAGGATTAACATGGAGATGCTAAAGAATAAGTCTTTTGAAAAAGTTCTCTATGGAGAAGCTAAAATGGTGGAAGACATTGTAAATAGTTATGAAGTCAAGATAAAAGAGGATGTTGTTATAACTATCGCTATGTTTCAGCCAGCAGCAAGGGATTTGAGATCACTTTTAAGTACCTTAGAGGGGACCAAGATTCTCGAAAGAATGGGTGATTTGCTTTTAGATAACGTTCAGCTTATAAGAGAGATGGAAAAAAAAGGAGAACTACATAAGCCATATCTGTATTTGGTGGAGAAAGTGGCAGAGAAGGTGGAGGAAGTTTATAATATATATACTGAAGCCTTGGTAGGGCGAGACGATACGAAAGTATATACTATCCTTGCCCTTGATGAAGAGGTAAATGAAATAAGGGACGATACAGTAGAGAAACTAATTAAAGTAATGAAGGAAAATCCTGAAAATATTGAGTTTGGAAATTTAATACTTCTTTCAACAAAAAAATATGAAAGAATTTCAGATAAAATTATGCAATTGGGGAAAAGTTTGGTATATGATATCAGTGGAGATAATCTTAGAAAGAAAGAGCTGGTAAAAAGGGACTAGAAGCTAATGAAATCTGGAGGTGAAGTATGAAGGTACTTATAGTAGAAGATGATATTGAAATCCAACAGTTAGTTGGTTATTTTTTTAAAAAAGATGGATATGAAGTTCAGTTTGCAGGAGACGGACTAGACGGTCTTAAGTTTCTTAAAGCTTTTAAACCTGAGCTTGTAATATTAGATATAATGCTTCCAAGTCTTGATGGAAAAAATTTTACTAAAATAGTGAGAGAACTTCCGGATCAGTATGGTGACCCGATAATAATAATGCTTACGGCAAAGACTGAGATAGAAGATGTTCTCGAGGGCTTAGAGTTAGGGGCTAACGATTACATGAAAAAGCCCTTTGACCCAAGAGAGCTTATACTGAGAGCTAAAAAACTAATCTCTGGAGAAATGAGAGAGAGTAAAAGAGTTTCCTTTGCAGGAGTTGTGGTAGATGACGAAAGACATCTTGTCACTGAAAATGATGTAGAAGTGGAACTCTCTAAAAAGGAGTATGACCTTTTACATTTGTTATTTAATAATAAAGGTATAGTTCTCTCTAGAGAGAAAATCCTAGACAGAGTCTGGCAGACCAACTACTACTCAGGGGACAGGTCTGTGGATATTTATATCTCCAAGCTGAGAGATAAATTGAAGAGTATATCTAAAAATATACGAACAGTAAAGGGTGTGGGGTATAAACTAGAGGATAGAAAAGAATACTCCTCTAAGGAGAGATAAAAATGTGGTATACACTTTTGTGTATTCTCCAAAACTTAATTACTGAATAATCTGGCAGGCTCTCAAGAATAAATATTCTGGGGGCCTGTTTTTATGTTATTTTCCAATCCAACAAATATAGGTTCAGGCTTCTAGTACATTTTTTTCCAGATAATCACAAAAGGATATAAGTGATTCAATAGAGGAAGGTAATAAAATTACCCAAAAGGATTTTTATAATAATCTTATAAATTAATTTAAAGGAGGCGAAGGTTGTATGAAAAGAGTAATATTAATTTTTATAATTTTATTTTCAACCATTTATACAATGCCTGTAAAAGGTGACAGGGTTGATATAAGAAATCCAGTTGACGGAAATTTGATTTCAGCTTCAGAAAGGCTAACTGTAAATGCAAGGGTAGAAAAATCTATAATATCTGCTTCAAAATTTCTGGATGTAAATAAAAGTGCAAAAAATATTATAGCTGCTGCCAGTGAAATTAATGTATTGGGAGATATTGATAATATCCTGGTATCAGCATCAAGAAAACTAGCGGTTAACGGAGATGTAGGGGGATCAATTGTGGTTGCCTGCGAATCATTACTACTTAACGGGAATACAGGAGACGTGGTTGTTGCTGCAAGGGAGGTCGATGTAAACGGTGAATTAGATAACCTTTTTGTTGCTGCAGACAAAATCTATATAAGTGGTACAGTCAGGGGAAATGTTTATTCTACAACAAATAGAGTTGAGCTCATAGGAGATGGTGAAGTTTTGGGTGAAATATACCACCAAAAGGAAGCTCCTAAAATAGACAGAAGAGAAATTGTTAAAAAAAGTTATGGATTTATTCAAATAGTTTCCATTGTTCACTCATTTTTGGGAATTTTTGTTATAACATTCCTACTAAAGAAATTAGCACCTGACATGGAAGATAAATTGTCCAAGAATCTTTTCAATAAAGGCTTGCTAGCTTTTTTTATCGGGATTTTTTTCTTAGTTACATTTCCGATCTTTGTGATAATAACCATGCCTATTTTCGGAGTATATAGCTTCGGAATAATGCTAGGCTATCTACTCATTATCATTTTTTCAAAATCATTTTTGGTACTTGCTATTTCAAAACGCTATAACTATTTTTTATCAATTGCAGTGGTAGTAAGCCTTAGTTTTTTCTACCCATTTAGCTTAATTTTCTCAATAATAGGCTTTGGAATTTTCCTAATATTTGTAAAAGATGTATTATCAAGGAATCCAGAATTAGAGATATGAGAGAGGCTCTTTTATCTGGTGTTTTTACTTTTAATTCTTTTTATTTTTTAGATTGTTTAATTAATTGCAAATCGGTGGCATGTTTGACACGAGACAAAATTAAATCCAATTTTGTCTCTTTTTTTAGAGGGGATAAAATGGGAAATACAAGCATGGATGAACTGATAGTAAAAATAAATAACATGGAGAAGAAAGCTAAAAACCTCTTTCCTGTGATGAGAAAAATCTCTATAGATATGAAAAATCAAACGATGAAAAATTTCCGCCAAGAGAAAGATCCCGAGGGGAAGCCATGGAAGAAAAACAGACGT is drawn from Ilyobacter polytropus DSM 2926 and contains these coding sequences:
- a CDS encoding MogA/MoaB family molybdenum cofactor biosynthesis protein, with the translated sequence MFKAVVVCLSDKGYRGEREDKSSQVMIEILEKNNYEVVENILLPDDYYLLKHTLTEICDLKKADLVLTTGGTGFSKRDITPEATLEVIEKAVPGIPEAIRAYSMTITKRAMLSRAVAGIRNDTLIINMPGSPKAVKESLEYIMSSLHHGLEILKGQASECAADSNKL
- the pstA gene encoding phosphate ABC transporter permease PstA, producing the protein MSILKGNGKKIIETIIKVIGICSILPVLGIFAYIIFKGVPAITWSFITEGPKSGMREGGIFPVIVGSILLTIGTIIAAVPFGILTGIYLVEYSNDNWLRRIINLTIVNLAGIPSIVYGLFGMAFFVMALGMGRSLMAGSLTLGIMSLPVIITATRESLLAIPKSMREASLALGATRWETTWKIVLPAALPGILTGIILSVSRAAGETAPIMFTAAAFYLPFLPESLSDQVMALPYHLYVISTQVPNMPESNMMGTLFVLVFITVGFNLLGAYIRNKFRKFR
- a CDS encoding phosphate signaling complex PhoU family protein, with product MKNLHERIESINNHFIEMAKNVERLLRINMEMLKNKSFEKVLYGEAKMVEDIVNSYEVKIKEDVVITIAMFQPAARDLRSLLSTLEGTKILERMGDLLLDNVQLIREMEKKGELHKPYLYLVEKVAEKVEEVYNIYTEALVGRDDTKVYTILALDEEVNEIRDDTVEKLIKVMKENPENIEFGNLILLSTKKYERISDKIMQLGKSLVYDISGDNLRKKELVKRD
- a CDS encoding polymer-forming cytoskeletal protein, with translation MKRVILIFIILFSTIYTMPVKGDRVDIRNPVDGNLISASERLTVNARVEKSIISASKFLDVNKSAKNIIAAASEINVLGDIDNILVSASRKLAVNGDVGGSIVVACESLLLNGNTGDVVVAAREVDVNGELDNLFVAADKIYISGTVRGNVYSTTNRVELIGDGEVLGEIYHQKEAPKIDRREIVKKSYGFIQIVSIVHSFLGIFVITFLLKKLAPDMEDKLSKNLFNKGLLAFFIGIFFLVTFPIFVIITMPIFGVYSFGIMLGYLLIIIFSKSFLVLAISKRYNYFLSIAVVVSLSFFYPFSLIFSIIGFGIFLIFVKDVLSRNPELEI
- the pstC gene encoding phosphate ABC transporter permease subunit PstC gives rise to the protein MDIRKIKDTFMKHTIFGVAAFNILIVFSIFFYVFTNGMKFFGEGSITDFLLGKTWIPLSDLYGFLPLLAGSFWVSIIALGISIPLSLFTAIYIAEYASKKTREVFKVLIETMAALPSVVLGYIGLYVFSKYIRDIFGLNSGLTALNGGVLLAIMAIPTMVSIADDAIMALDKSYKEASLAIGANKLETIVKVLLPAAFPGIFAGIMLGFGRIIGETMTVLMVTGNSPILNSGPLTAVRTLTATIAAEMGEVTIGDQHYYSLFTLGIVLFAISFLTNTVADHFIHKSRKNIG
- a CDS encoding phosphate ABC transporter substrate-binding protein, translated to MLKKTLLGLSLLILVACGQDKVKSEVVQITGSDTCLNVTQQLSETYMESHEDARIAVTGGGSGVGIAAAINGTTDIAMASRNAKEKELKSAEDAGRLLEEVVFGWDGLSVITHPSNPVNVLSKEVIGKIFSGEIKNWKEIGGKDAKIILLSRDSSSGTHVYFKEDVVRGGDKKSNKEYADETLFLPSNTAIVQEAATNENSIGYVGMAYMDETVKAISVNGVEPTVENVASKQYPIARELFWYVPAERSQVISNIVEFVLSPEGQAIVADEGFVPAK
- a CDS encoding PstS family phosphate ABC transporter substrate-binding protein; this encodes MRRTLIAAFIVTAGILTINQEASAFFGFGKKNKAEIVQVVGSDTCLNVTQHITETYMKGHKDARIAVTGGGSGVGIAAAINGTTDIAMASRSAKSSEMGKAEANGKKLEEVVFGWDGIGVIVNKNNPINVLSKEVIGKIFEGKITNWKEVGGKDAPIVILSRDSSSGTHSYFKKDVVRGGDKKSKKEYSETSLFLPSNSAIVQETASNENAIGYVGMGYLDDTTKALGVNGIEPTVANVSSKAYPIARELFWYVPAERSQVITNIVKFALSSEGQSIVAKEGFVPAK
- the pstB gene encoding phosphate ABC transporter ATP-binding protein PstB, giving the protein MENNIRLSVKNFNFYYGNFQALNNINMDVEKNKVTALIGPSGCGKSTFLRSINRMNDLIDISKYEGIIQLDETDIFDKKYDIVELRKSIGMVFQKPNPFPKTIYENIVYGPKLHGTRDKKKLDEIVEGSLKAVALWDEVKDKLHQSALGLSGGQQQRLCIARAIAVEPEILLMDEPTSALDPISTLKIERLIRDLAKDYTIIIVTHNMQQAARVSEYTGFFYQGVLEEFGPTEKIFTNPDNKKTEDYITGKFG
- a CDS encoding response regulator transcription factor, giving the protein MKVLIVEDDIEIQQLVGYFFKKDGYEVQFAGDGLDGLKFLKAFKPELVILDIMLPSLDGKNFTKIVRELPDQYGDPIIIMLTAKTEIEDVLEGLELGANDYMKKPFDPRELILRAKKLISGEMRESKRVSFAGVVVDDERHLVTENDVEVELSKKEYDLLHLLFNNKGIVLSREKILDRVWQTNYYSGDRSVDIYISKLRDKLKSISKNIRTVKGVGYKLEDRKEYSSKER